From a single Sphingosinicellaceae bacterium genomic region:
- the def gene encoding peptide deformylase → MAIRDIIEAPDPYLRTISTPVEAVDDEVRTLVADMFETMYDAPGIGLAAIQVGVAKRVLVIDLQPDPEPVEGVEPANQERIREPRVFINPVITWESDELSSYNEGCLSVPELYGDVERPAKVHATWLDETGAAHDEDIDGMLATCLQHEMDHLNGVLFYDHLSKLKRDMIVKKLTKAQRKAA, encoded by the coding sequence ATGGCGATCCGCGACATCATCGAAGCACCCGACCCCTACCTTAGAACGATCTCGACTCCGGTCGAGGCGGTCGACGATGAGGTGCGTACGCTCGTCGCCGACATGTTCGAGACGATGTACGACGCGCCCGGCATCGGCCTCGCCGCGATCCAGGTCGGCGTCGCCAAGCGCGTGCTGGTCATCGACCTCCAGCCCGACCCGGAGCCCGTCGAAGGAGTCGAGCCCGCAAACCAGGAGCGCATCCGCGAGCCGCGGGTGTTCATCAACCCGGTGATCACCTGGGAATCGGACGAGTTGTCGAGCTACAACGAGGGCTGCCTGTCGGTCCCGGAGCTTTACGGCGACGTCGAGCGTCCCGCCAAGGTCCACGCGACCTGGCTCGACGAGACCGGCGCGGCTCACGACGAGGACATCGACGGCATGCTGGCGACCTGCCTCCAGCACGAGATGGACCACCTCAACGGCGTGCTGTTCTACGACCATCTGTCGAAGCTGAAGCGCGATATGATCGTCAAGAAGCTGACCAAGGCTCAGCGTAAGGCGGCGTAA
- a CDS encoding SDR family NAD(P)-dependent oxidoreductase: protein MPHFLAGKVALVTGASRGIGAATAEALAAAGAHVVLTARTEAGLIEVEDRIHAAGGKATIAPLDLRDFDAIDRLAGALTTRWGRLDVLVINAGTLGSLTPVPHIDLKEWDQVVSLNLTASFRLIRAFDPLLRSSAAGRLLSLTSTVASEPRAFWGAYAATKAALDMLVQTYGKEVAGTTPVRVAVVNPRATATKMRARAYPGEDASTLKGPEVVAAALVGLLERDFASGAVIDLRN, encoded by the coding sequence ATGCCGCACTTCCTCGCTGGTAAAGTCGCACTCGTCACCGGGGCATCACGCGGTATCGGCGCGGCGACGGCGGAAGCGCTGGCAGCGGCGGGCGCGCATGTCGTGCTGACCGCGCGCACCGAGGCGGGCCTGATCGAGGTCGAGGACCGCATTCATGCCGCGGGCGGCAAGGCGACCATCGCGCCGCTCGACCTGCGTGACTTCGATGCTATCGACCGGCTGGCGGGAGCGCTGACGACGCGCTGGGGGCGGCTCGACGTGCTGGTGATCAACGCCGGGACGCTCGGCAGCCTGACACCGGTCCCGCACATCGACCTGAAGGAATGGGACCAGGTCGTCAGCCTCAACCTGACCGCGAGCTTCCGGCTGATCCGCGCGTTCGATCCGCTGCTCCGGTCGAGCGCGGCCGGACGCCTGCTCAGCCTGACCTCGACCGTCGCCAGCGAGCCGCGGGCGTTCTGGGGTGCCTATGCCGCGACCAAGGCGGCGCTCGACATGCTCGTCCAGACCTACGGCAAGGAGGTCGCGGGCACGACGCCGGTGCGGGTCGCCGTGGTCAACCCGCGGGCGACAGCGACCAAGATGCGGGCGCGCGCCTATCCGGGCGAGGACGCGTCGACGCTGAAGGGGCCCGAGGTCGTCGCGGCGGCGCTGGTCGGGCTGCTGGAGCGGGATTTCGCCAGCGGAGCGGTGATCGACCTGAGGAACTGA
- the purF gene encoding amidophosphoribosyltransferase, with amino-acid sequence MLTTDPWEQDHLHEECGVIGVYGSDGAAALTALGLHALQHRGQEAAGITTFDGQDFHTHRAMGHVAGNFDSDEVIRTLRGKIAIGHNRYATTGETALRNVQPLYAELASGGFALCHNGNISNAVKLRRELIRRGSIFQSTSDTEVIIHLVATSTYRTLLDKFIDALKQVEGAYSLLCLTGEGMIACRDPLGVRPLVLGRLGDSYILASETVALDVVGATFLRAVEPGELIVITGRGLRSLRPFGTVRPRPCVFEHVYFSRPDSVVDGSSVYQVRKKIGVELARESPIEADMVVPVPDSGVPAAIGYAQESGLPFELGIIRSHYVGRTFIQPGDQIRNLGVKLKHNANRAMIDGKRIILIDDSIVRGTTSLKIVQMMRDAGAAEVHMRIASPPTRHSCFYGVDTPARSKLLAANMDVERMREYIKVDSLAFVSTDGLYRALGEDMRLEDAPQYCDACFTGDYPTRLTDQEDLEVPDQLSMLSERMI; translated from the coding sequence ATGCTGACCACAGACCCCTGGGAGCAGGACCATCTCCACGAAGAGTGCGGGGTCATCGGCGTCTATGGTTCAGACGGCGCGGCGGCGCTGACCGCGCTCGGGCTGCATGCGCTCCAGCATCGCGGCCAGGAGGCGGCGGGCATCACCACCTTCGATGGCCAGGACTTCCACACCCACCGCGCGATGGGACATGTCGCCGGCAATTTCGACTCGGACGAGGTTATCCGGACGCTCCGCGGCAAGATCGCGATCGGCCACAACCGCTACGCGACCACGGGCGAGACGGCGCTGCGCAACGTCCAGCCGCTGTACGCCGAACTCGCGTCAGGCGGTTTTGCCTTGTGCCATAACGGCAATATTTCGAACGCCGTGAAGCTGCGCCGCGAACTCATCCGCCGCGGCTCGATCTTCCAGTCGACGAGCGATACCGAGGTGATCATCCACCTCGTCGCGACAAGCACTTACCGGACGTTGCTCGACAAGTTTATCGACGCGCTGAAGCAGGTTGAGGGTGCCTACAGCCTGCTCTGCCTGACCGGGGAGGGCATGATCGCCTGCCGCGACCCGCTCGGCGTGCGGCCGCTGGTTCTCGGGCGTCTCGGCGACTCGTACATCCTGGCGTCGGAGACGGTGGCACTCGATGTCGTCGGCGCGACGTTCCTCCGTGCCGTCGAGCCGGGCGAACTGATCGTCATCACCGGCCGCGGCCTGCGTTCGCTGCGCCCGTTTGGCACCGTGCGGCCTCGCCCCTGCGTCTTCGAGCACGTTTATTTCAGCCGTCCCGATTCGGTCGTCGACGGCTCCAGCGTCTATCAGGTGCGCAAGAAGATCGGTGTCGAGCTGGCCCGCGAGAGCCCGATCGAGGCCGACATGGTCGTGCCAGTGCCCGACTCCGGAGTCCCTGCCGCGATCGGCTACGCACAGGAATCGGGCCTGCCGTTCGAGCTCGGCATCATCCGCTCGCACTATGTCGGGCGGACCTTCATCCAGCCGGGTGACCAGATCCGCAACCTCGGTGTCAAGCTCAAGCACAACGCCAACCGCGCGATGATTGACGGCAAGCGCATCATCCTGATCGACGATTCGATCGTTCGCGGCACCACCAGCCTCAAGATCGTCCAGATGATGCGGGATGCCGGGGCCGCCGAGGTCCACATGCGGATCGCCTCGCCGCCGACCCGGCACAGCTGTTTCTACGGGGTCGACACCCCCGCCCGCTCGAAGCTGCTCGCTGCCAACATGGACGTCGAGCGGATGCGCGAATACATCAAGGTCGACAGCCTGGCTTTCGTCTCCACCGACGGCCTTTACCGCGCGCTCGGCGAGGACATGCGACTGGAGGATGCGCCGCAATACTGCGACGCCTGCTTCACCGGCGACTATCCGACGCGCCTGACCGACCAGGAGGACCTCGAGGTTCCCGACCAACTGTCGATGCTGTCGGAGCGGATGATCTAA
- the hisI gene encoding phosphoribosyl-AMP cyclohydrolase has translation MSDTARETSLVLDPKWDERGLIQAVAVDADSGAVLMVANMNAAALAATLATGEAHYWSRSRAEIWHKGATSGNIQRVREVRIDCDQDAVVLSVEPAGPACHTGAASCFYRVVGVDARLAPVT, from the coding sequence ATGAGCGACACGGCGCGCGAGACCTCGTTGGTCCTCGACCCGAAATGGGACGAACGCGGACTTATCCAGGCGGTTGCCGTCGACGCCGACAGCGGTGCGGTACTGATGGTCGCGAACATGAATGCCGCGGCACTGGCGGCGACCTTGGCCACCGGTGAGGCGCATTATTGGTCGCGGAGCCGCGCCGAGATCTGGCACAAGGGCGCGACCTCGGGGAATATCCAGCGCGTCCGCGAGGTCCGCATCGACTGCGACCAGGATGCCGTCGTGCTGTCGGTCGAACCCGCCGGCCCGGCCTGCCACACGGGGGCGGCGTCGTGCTTCTACCGGGTCGTGGGCGTCGATGCGCGGCTGGCGCCCGTCACCTAG
- a CDS encoding VOC family protein produces the protein MGVLGIGGIFFRASDPDALSAWYVTHLGVGGGCRAEGAGEAGEWEWSTVGGPTIFAPFKATTDYFAADKQFMLNLRVSGIDELLGKLQAADIAVETRAEWDAPETGRFARIHDPEGNAIELWQPPA, from the coding sequence ATGGGCGTCCTCGGCATCGGCGGCATCTTCTTCAGGGCGAGCGATCCCGACGCATTGAGCGCCTGGTACGTCACCCATCTCGGCGTCGGCGGGGGTTGCCGGGCCGAAGGTGCCGGAGAAGCCGGGGAATGGGAGTGGAGCACCGTCGGCGGCCCGACGATCTTCGCGCCGTTCAAGGCAACGACCGACTATTTCGCCGCGGACAAGCAGTTCATGCTCAACCTCCGGGTCAGCGGCATCGACGAACTCCTTGGAAAGCTTCAGGCCGCCGACATCGCCGTCGAGACCCGCGCAGAATGGGACGCGCCCGAAACCGGCCGCTTCGCGCGCATCCACGACCCCGAGGGCAACGCCATCGAGCTCTGGCAGCCGCCCGCCTAG
- a CDS encoding DMT family transporter gives MSSRAAIPYLQAATGIAALCALDAAVKHLSLSHALLLVVFGRYATGSVIALAVWWANGRPRFKAEMIRAHLLRGVLITATASLFFFAITRLTLAEAITLSFTAPLMIPPLAQLFLGEKMRGPVFAAAALGFVGVLVTVQGAPSFSGERGPALAAIITASLTYALAAIVMRARAASDGSTLLTLTGAVIPMLLLSPFAVGQPFPEPVSWVWFAAAGLFGNLGIQLLARAYAKVEVQVLGVLEFTALPWAALFGWTLFGEAVRLQVWAGAAIIAGACLWAARADRRAMDAAPLAT, from the coding sequence GTGTCTTCGCGCGCCGCCATTCCCTATCTCCAGGCCGCGACGGGCATTGCGGCGCTGTGTGCGCTCGATGCGGCGGTCAAACACCTCAGCCTGAGCCATGCGCTGCTGCTGGTGGTGTTCGGTCGCTACGCCACCGGGAGCGTGATCGCGCTGGCGGTCTGGTGGGCGAATGGGCGGCCCCGCTTCAAGGCCGAGATGATCCGCGCGCACCTGCTGCGCGGCGTGCTGATCACGGCCACGGCCTCGCTGTTCTTCTTCGCGATCACCCGGTTGACGCTCGCCGAGGCGATCACTTTGTCGTTCACCGCGCCGCTGATGATCCCGCCGCTGGCACAGCTGTTCCTTGGCGAGAAGATGCGCGGCCCGGTATTCGCCGCTGCGGCACTGGGCTTTGTCGGCGTACTGGTCACGGTCCAGGGCGCACCCTCGTTCTCCGGCGAGCGCGGTCCTGCCCTCGCCGCTATCATCACGGCGTCGCTGACCTATGCCCTCGCCGCGATCGTCATGCGGGCCCGGGCCGCCAGTGACGGCTCCACCCTCCTTACGCTGACCGGCGCCGTCATTCCGATGCTGCTGCTCAGCCCGTTCGCGGTGGGCCAGCCGTTCCCGGAGCCGGTGAGCTGGGTTTGGTTCGCCGCCGCCGGGCTGTTCGGCAACCTCGGCATCCAGCTACTGGCGCGGGCCTACGCCAAGGTCGAGGTCCAGGTGCTCGGCGTGCTCGAATTCACCGCTTTGCCGTGGGCGGCACTGTTCGGCTGGACGCTGTTCGGCGAGGCGGTACGCCTACAGGTCTGGGCCGGGGCGGCGATCATCGCAGGCGCGTGCCTGTGGGCGGCACGGGCCGACCGCCGCGCGATGGACGCCGCGCCACTGGCGACGTAG
- a CDS encoding isovaleryl-CoA dehydrogenase — translation MTLSALKFDHGETIDMLRDSVRAFAQAEIAPRAAEIDATNTFPRDLWEKIGALGLHGITVREADGGAGLGYLAHVVAVEEISRASASVGLSYGAHSNLCINQIARWGTPVQKAKYLPKLISGEHVGSLAMSESGSGSDVVSMRLRAERKGNDAYVLNGSKFWITNGPHAETLVVYGKTDPEAGPKGITAFLIEKGMAGFSTAQKLDKLGMRGSDTCELVFEDCEVPAENVLGDVGRGAQVLMSGLDYERVVLAGGPLGIMAACLDAVVPYVHERKQFGQPIGEFQIMQAKLADMYVAASTARAYVYAVAQACDRGETTRKDAAGCILYSAEKATWMALEAIQALGGNGYINDYPTGRLLRDAKLYEIGAGTSEIRRFLIGREMFAETA, via the coding sequence ATGACCCTGTCCGCACTCAAGTTCGACCACGGCGAGACCATCGACATGCTCCGCGACAGCGTCCGCGCCTTCGCCCAGGCCGAGATCGCACCGCGCGCCGCCGAGATCGACGCGACCAACACCTTCCCGCGCGACCTGTGGGAGAAGATCGGCGCGCTCGGACTGCACGGCATCACGGTGCGCGAGGCGGACGGCGGCGCGGGCCTCGGCTATCTCGCGCACGTCGTCGCGGTCGAGGAGATCAGCCGGGCTTCCGCAAGCGTCGGCTTGAGTTACGGGGCGCACTCCAACCTCTGCATCAACCAGATCGCACGCTGGGGCACGCCCGTGCAGAAGGCGAAGTACCTGCCGAAGCTGATCAGCGGCGAGCATGTCGGCAGCCTCGCGATGTCCGAAAGCGGCTCGGGCTCGGACGTCGTCTCGATGCGGCTGCGGGCCGAGCGCAAGGGAAACGACGCCTATGTGCTGAACGGCTCGAAGTTCTGGATCACCAACGGGCCGCACGCCGAGACGCTTGTCGTCTACGGCAAGACCGACCCCGAGGCCGGGCCGAAGGGCATCACCGCCTTCCTGATCGAGAAGGGCATGGCGGGTTTCTCGACCGCGCAGAAACTCGACAAGCTCGGCATGCGCGGATCCGACACCTGCGAACTGGTGTTCGAGGACTGCGAGGTACCGGCCGAGAACGTCCTCGGCGACGTCGGCCGCGGCGCACAGGTGCTGATGTCGGGCCTCGACTACGAGCGCGTCGTGCTGGCGGGCGGCCCGCTCGGCATCATGGCGGCGTGCCTCGACGCGGTCGTGCCCTATGTCCACGAGCGCAAGCAGTTCGGCCAGCCGATCGGCGAGTTCCAGATCATGCAGGCCAAATTGGCCGACATGTACGTCGCCGCCTCGACGGCGCGGGCCTATGTCTATGCGGTCGCGCAAGCCTGCGACCGCGGCGAGACGACGCGGAAGGATGCCGCCGGCTGCATCCTCTACTCGGCCGAGAAGGCGACCTGGATGGCCCTCGAGGCGATCCAGGCGCTGGGGGGCAATGGCTATATCAACGACTATCCGACGGGGCGCCTGCTCAGGGACGCCAAACTGTATGAAATTGGTGCCGGAACGAGCGAAATCAGGAGGTTCCTGATCGGTCGTGAGATGTTTGCCGAGACCGCCTGA
- a CDS encoding MFS transporter: MHTPLPRRQVAAVVAGNALEFYDFVTYAFFAAQIGRTFFPAATPAGSLLASLATFGVGFLTRPLGALVIGRMGDRVGRKPAMLLSFTLIGIAMAGIALTPSYAAIGPLAPVLVVGFRLLQGFALGGEVGPSASYLMEASPPLRRGFYISLWSMSADLAVMVAGLVGVGLSSVMSATTLDDWGWRVAFLIGVAILPLGLILRRSLVETLHKPEIAVAPSTGIARIVVLGIALLAAATTTNYVLEYMTTYAGQTLGMRATLAFGATAVLGLCSAAADVAGGTLSDRFGRKRAMIVPWCFLLAAVLPAFWAIAHFRNGAALFAATATLAVASCLSSSVVLVAITESLPRAARSGSLALIYAVAISIFGGSTQFIVTWLIAATGNPLAPAWYMGGAVLVGLVAMIAMPETAPAKA; encoded by the coding sequence ATGCACACACCACTCCCGCGCCGACAGGTCGCCGCGGTCGTCGCGGGCAACGCGCTCGAGTTCTACGACTTCGTCACCTACGCGTTCTTCGCCGCACAGATCGGGCGGACGTTCTTCCCCGCGGCGACGCCCGCCGGCAGCCTGCTGGCCTCGCTCGCGACCTTCGGGGTCGGGTTCCTGACCCGGCCGCTCGGGGCGCTGGTGATCGGGCGGATGGGCGACCGCGTCGGGCGCAAGCCGGCGATGCTGCTGTCGTTCACGCTGATCGGCATCGCCATGGCGGGGATCGCGCTGACCCCGTCCTACGCCGCGATCGGCCCGCTCGCGCCGGTGCTCGTCGTTGGCTTCCGGCTGCTGCAGGGCTTCGCGCTCGGCGGCGAGGTCGGTCCGAGCGCATCCTACCTGATGGAGGCGTCGCCGCCGCTGCGGCGCGGGTTCTACATCTCGCTCTGGTCGATGAGCGCCGACCTCGCGGTCATGGTTGCCGGGCTGGTCGGGGTCGGGCTGAGCAGCGTCATGAGTGCCACGACGCTCGACGACTGGGGCTGGCGCGTCGCCTTCCTGATCGGCGTGGCGATCCTGCCGCTTGGCCTGATCCTGCGCCGCAGCCTGGTCGAGACGCTCCACAAGCCGGAAATCGCGGTGGCGCCGTCGACCGGGATCGCGCGCATCGTCGTCCTCGGCATTGCGCTGCTGGCGGCGGCGACGACGACCAACTACGTCCTCGAGTACATGACGACCTACGCCGGCCAGACGCTCGGCATGCGTGCGACACTCGCGTTCGGCGCGACCGCGGTGCTCGGGCTGTGCAGCGCCGCCGCCGACGTCGCGGGCGGCACGCTGTCCGACCGCTTCGGACGCAAGCGTGCGATGATCGTGCCGTGGTGCTTCCTGCTCGCGGCGGTGCTGCCGGCGTTCTGGGCGATCGCGCACTTCCGCAACGGCGCGGCGCTGTTCGCGGCGACCGCGACGCTGGCCGTGGCGAGTTGCCTGTCGAGCTCGGTGGTGCTGGTCGCGATCACCGAGTCCCTGCCCCGCGCGGCGCGGTCGGGTTCGCTGGCGCTGATCTATGCCGTCGCGATCTCGATATTCGGCGGCTCGACGCAGTTCATCGTGACGTGGCTGATCGCGGCCACCGGCAACCCGCTCGCGCCGGCATGGTACATGGGCGGCGCGGTGCTGGTGGGTCTCGTGGCGATGATCGCGATGCCGGAGACCGCGCCCGCGAAAGCCTAG
- a CDS encoding methylcrotonoyl-CoA carboxylase has protein sequence MANNHMKKLLIANRGEIARRIIRTAHAMGIETVAVYSDADAQAPHVREATQAVHIGPAAASESYLVVAKLLDAAAKTGADAVHPGYGFLSENAAFAQAVIDAGLTWVGPPVAAMQVMGLKDTAKAAMKKAGVPITPGYQGSDQSLVRLERAAQQIGYPLLIKAVAGGGGKGMRSVTAPADFAENLMAAQREGQASFGNAGVMLEKLIARPRHVEVQVFADRAGNVVHLFERDCSLQRRHQKVIEEAPAPGLSDRLRHTLGVAAVAAATAIHYEGAGTCEFILDLDAVDKHGDPAFYFMEMNTRLQVEHPVTEAITGFDLVEWQLRVARGEMLPASQIAITETGHAVEARLYAEDADAGFLPATGTLTRLRFPAGPGIRIDSGVETGSEITVNYDPMIAKVIAYGPDRATAIDRLVAALDGCVVEGVKSNRAFLARLVGHPAFRAAEIDTGFIARHANDLAPPAEVSDEAVILAALALTTPHGVRPAATMFERHAGFRLNLKAERSLELYAGETRHSLMVSNELGRTLIEGLAEPADAQARWLDDITLETDLGGHMVRAVVLIAGDAVEVRLGGRVAHLSTRPPRADAKGLASDAKVTAPMPGRVLALDVQVGQQVVVGDRLLVLEAMKMEHRLVAKLAGTVAAVHIAEGDQVGDGTLLVEIDA, from the coding sequence ATGGCAAATAACCACATGAAAAAGCTCCTGATCGCCAACCGCGGCGAGATCGCCCGGCGGATCATCCGCACCGCTCACGCGATGGGCATCGAGACCGTCGCGGTCTATTCCGACGCCGACGCGCAGGCCCCGCACGTCCGCGAGGCGACGCAGGCGGTGCATATCGGACCCGCGGCGGCGTCCGAGAGCTATCTGGTCGTCGCCAAATTGCTCGACGCTGCGGCGAAGACCGGGGCGGACGCGGTCCACCCGGGCTACGGCTTCCTGTCGGAGAATGCGGCGTTCGCGCAGGCCGTCATCGATGCCGGCCTGACCTGGGTCGGGCCGCCGGTCGCGGCGATGCAGGTCATGGGCCTCAAGGACACCGCCAAGGCCGCGATGAAGAAGGCGGGCGTGCCGATCACGCCGGGCTACCAGGGCAGCGACCAGAGCCTCGTGCGGCTCGAGCGCGCGGCGCAGCAGATCGGTTATCCGCTGCTGATCAAGGCAGTCGCGGGCGGCGGCGGCAAGGGTATGCGAAGTGTCACGGCACCGGCCGACTTCGCCGAGAATTTGATGGCGGCGCAGCGCGAGGGCCAGGCGAGCTTCGGCAACGCCGGCGTGATGCTCGAAAAGCTGATCGCGCGGCCACGTCACGTCGAGGTCCAGGTCTTCGCCGACCGCGCCGGCAACGTCGTCCATCTGTTCGAGCGCGACTGCTCGCTCCAGCGCCGCCACCAGAAGGTCATCGAGGAGGCGCCTGCCCCGGGCCTAAGCGACCGCCTGCGCCACACCTTGGGCGTCGCCGCGGTCGCCGCTGCCACCGCGATCCACTACGAGGGCGCCGGCACCTGCGAGTTCATCCTCGACCTCGACGCGGTCGACAAGCATGGCGATCCGGCGTTCTATTTCATGGAGATGAACACCCGTCTTCAGGTAGAACATCCGGTCACCGAGGCGATCACCGGCTTCGATCTCGTCGAGTGGCAGCTCCGCGTCGCGCGCGGCGAGATGCTCCCCGCCAGCCAGATCGCGATCACCGAGACCGGCCACGCGGTCGAGGCGCGGCTGTATGCCGAGGACGCCGACGCCGGGTTCCTGCCCGCGACCGGAACCCTGACCCGCCTGCGCTTCCCGGCCGGCCCCGGCATCCGCATCGACAGCGGCGTCGAGACCGGCAGCGAGATCACCGTCAACTACGACCCGATGATCGCCAAGGTCATCGCCTACGGTCCCGACCGTGCCACCGCGATCGACCGGCTGGTCGCGGCGCTCGACGGCTGCGTCGTCGAGGGCGTCAAGTCGAACCGGGCCTTCCTGGCGCGCCTCGTCGGCCACCCCGCCTTTCGTGCCGCCGAGATCGATACTGGCTTCATCGCCCGCCATGCCAACGACTTGGCCCCACCGGCTGAGGTGTCGGACGAGGCGGTCATCCTCGCCGCGCTGGCGCTGACCACTCCCCACGGCGTCCGCCCGGCGGCGACGATGTTCGAGCGCCATGCCGGATTCCGCCTCAACCTCAAGGCCGAGCGCAGCCTCGAGCTCTACGCCGGCGAAACCCGCCATTCGCTGATGGTCTCGAACGAGCTTGGCAGGACGCTAATCGAAGGTCTCGCCGAGCCCGCCGATGCGCAAGCCCGCTGGCTGGACGACATCACCCTGGAGACGGATCTCGGTGGGCACATGGTCCGCGCCGTTGTCCTGATCGCGGGCGATGCCGTCGAGGTTCGCCTCGGTGGCCGTGTCGCGCATCTGTCGACCCGCCCGCCCCGAGCCGATGCAAAGGGGCTCGCCAGCGATGCCAAGGTCACCGCCCCGATGCCGGGCCGCGTCCTCGCGCTCGACGTCCAGGTCGGGCAGCAAGTCGTTGTCGGGGATCGCTTGCTGGTCCTTGAGGCGATGAAGATGGAGCATCGGCTGGTGGCGAAACTCGCGGGTACCGTCGCCGCTGTCCACATCGCCGAGGGTGACCAGGTCGGTGACGGCACTCTGCTCGTGGAAATCGACGCCTAG
- a CDS encoding YbbC/YhhH family protein, producing the protein MNRLVVAAVFTAIACVADASEPASYKPAIGYVPDAKAAVAIAYAVALPIYGAATLSSEMPLFGTLKRGIWTVEGTFHGTGVGGVMTMRIDQRSGAILYVMHGK; encoded by the coding sequence ATGAATCGACTGGTTGTAGCGGCCGTCTTCACTGCAATCGCGTGCGTCGCAGACGCGTCGGAACCCGCGAGCTACAAGCCTGCCATCGGCTATGTGCCAGATGCCAAGGCGGCCGTCGCAATAGCCTATGCGGTCGCTCTTCCAATCTATGGGGCGGCGACGCTATCAAGCGAGATGCCTCTTTTTGGGACGCTAAAGAGGGGCATCTGGACCGTAGAGGGGACATTCCACGGCACCGGTGTTGGCGGGGTGATGACGATGCGCATCGATCAACGCAGCGGTGCCATTCTCTACGTAATGCATGGCAAATAA
- a CDS encoding enoyl-CoA hydratase/isomerase family protein produces the protein MTLETSTDDAGTRRIALNRPDKHNAFEAATIAELTAAFTAASTDTGVRAVVLTGNGPSFCAGADAAWMRASADLSETDNAADALRLSDMLLAVDTCAKPVIVVAHGFVFGGGVGLVACADLVVVRPSVQFRLSEVRLGLTPATISPFVVAKIGASAARRYFLTAEDFGAADAVAMGLAHVESDDPEAQIATWLGALAQGAPGAIADAKALIRAVADRPVTDELRTDTAARIAARRASPEGREGLAAFIERRKPAWTTP, from the coding sequence ATGACCCTCGAGACTTCCACCGATGACGCGGGAACGCGCCGTATCGCTTTGAACCGGCCCGATAAGCACAACGCCTTCGAGGCCGCGACGATCGCCGAACTTACCGCCGCCTTCACCGCCGCGAGCACCGACACCGGCGTCCGCGCCGTGGTCCTGACCGGCAACGGCCCGAGCTTCTGCGCCGGGGCGGACGCCGCCTGGATGCGCGCCTCCGCCGACCTGAGCGAAACGGACAACGCCGCCGATGCGCTCCGCCTGTCCGACATGCTGCTCGCGGTCGACACCTGCGCCAAGCCGGTGATCGTCGTCGCGCACGGCTTCGTCTTCGGCGGCGGCGTTGGGCTGGTCGCGTGCGCCGACCTCGTGGTCGTCCGGCCATCGGTGCAGTTCCGGCTCTCGGAGGTCCGGCTCGGGCTGACCCCCGCCACCATCTCGCCGTTCGTCGTCGCCAAGATCGGCGCGAGCGCGGCGCGGCGCTACTTCCTCACCGCCGAGGACTTCGGAGCCGCGGATGCCGTCGCGATGGGGCTCGCCCACGTCGAGAGCGACGACCCCGAAGCGCAGATCGCCACCTGGCTCGGCGCCCTCGCACAGGGTGCCCCGGGCGCAATCGCCGACGCAAAGGCTCTGATCCGCGCCGTCGCCGACCGCCCAGTCACCGACGAGCTCCGCACCGACACCGCCGCGCGCATCGCCGCCCGCCGCGCCTCCCCCGAAGGCCGCGAGGGCCTCGCCGCCTTCATCGAGCGCCGCAAGCCGGCCTGGACAACCCCATGA